Proteins encoded in a region of the Saccharothrix ecbatanensis genome:
- a CDS encoding flavodoxin family protein, with protein MPRLLIVHHTPSPNMQAMFEAVVAGATDPEIGGVEVVRRPALAATVSDALEADGYVLGTPANLGMMSGALKVFFDLAYYPCLDATRGRPYGLYVHGNNDTTGAVRGIESITTGLSWEKVTPNVSVTGEPTKEDLRACWELGATVAAQLMP; from the coding sequence GTGCCCCGACTCCTGATCGTGCACCACACGCCGTCCCCGAACATGCAAGCGATGTTCGAGGCGGTCGTAGCCGGCGCGACCGATCCGGAGATCGGAGGCGTGGAAGTGGTGCGACGGCCGGCTCTGGCAGCCACGGTGTCTGACGCGCTCGAAGCTGACGGCTACGTCCTCGGTACGCCCGCGAACCTGGGGATGATGAGCGGCGCGCTGAAGGTGTTCTTCGACCTCGCCTACTACCCGTGCCTCGACGCCACGCGCGGACGCCCTTACGGCCTGTACGTGCACGGCAACAACGACACCACGGGCGCGGTTCGCGGGATCGAGTCGATCACTACGGGGTTGTCATGGGAGAAGGTGACCCCCAACGTCAGCGTGACCGGTGAACCGACGAAGGAAGACCTTCGCGCGTGTTGGGAACTCGGCGCGACGGTTGCCGCACAGCTCATGCCCTGA
- a CDS encoding helix-turn-helix domain-containing protein: MTTRTGEQALSELSDALRAAREAAGFSLSRMAQLTHYSKPYLSLIETGKRRPLPEVVAAYEQALGLPIGGDAMRRAHEWLVSDSPTAVQRRSGRRVGESLADALDARVVELRHLDDVVGSAALLPAVRQELEEAQSLVRNGSYVEPIGRRLLTATGELAQLAGWVASDAGRYADAQRLYLGGVSAAEEAGNDSLAAQLFSSLSYQIANVADPRDALLLARTAVTGARRATPVVRTLLLERVAWASAKTKDRDGTLRALDAVDDTYEQRSTGIEEPEWVYWLNRAEIDVMAGRCMIQLGAPDKAEPLLSGAVATYPEGHSREVALYLSWLAESYARTGALDAATATLERARGYAARMPSTRTDDRFDAVEKLLPPR, from the coding sequence TTGACAACGCGGACCGGGGAGCAGGCTTTGTCGGAACTGAGTGACGCTCTCAGGGCAGCGCGCGAGGCTGCCGGATTCAGCCTGTCCCGGATGGCTCAACTCACCCACTACAGCAAGCCCTACTTGAGTTTGATCGAGACAGGGAAGCGCCGACCGCTCCCGGAAGTCGTTGCGGCGTATGAACAAGCGCTAGGTTTGCCGATCGGTGGTGACGCGATGCGACGTGCCCATGAGTGGCTTGTCTCGGACTCTCCTACGGCCGTACAGCGCCGATCCGGTCGCAGGGTGGGTGAGTCCCTGGCAGACGCCCTGGACGCTCGTGTGGTCGAACTGAGGCACCTTGACGACGTGGTTGGCAGCGCGGCCCTGTTGCCCGCCGTGCGGCAAGAGCTAGAAGAGGCGCAATCGTTGGTGCGTAACGGTTCCTACGTCGAGCCGATCGGTCGGAGGCTGCTCACCGCCACCGGCGAGCTTGCCCAACTCGCCGGGTGGGTGGCGTCGGACGCGGGGAGGTACGCGGACGCCCAACGGCTGTACCTCGGCGGGGTGTCAGCGGCTGAGGAAGCGGGCAACGATTCCCTTGCGGCGCAATTGTTTTCGTCACTGAGCTACCAGATCGCCAACGTGGCTGACCCGCGTGACGCGCTGCTCCTGGCGCGTACGGCGGTCACGGGAGCCCGAAGGGCTACGCCCGTCGTCCGGACGCTGCTGTTGGAACGGGTGGCATGGGCAAGCGCCAAGACCAAGGACCGTGACGGCACGCTCCGCGCGCTGGACGCGGTAGACGACACATACGAACAGAGGTCCACCGGTATCGAAGAACCTGAGTGGGTCTATTGGCTCAACAGAGCTGAAATCGATGTCATGGCCGGACGTTGCATGATCCAGCTAGGTGCACCCGACAAGGCCGAACCGTTGCTGTCCGGCGCGGTCGCCACCTACCCCGAGGGACACTCGCGAGAGGTGGCCCTCTACCTCTCCTGGCTTGCCGAGTCGTACGCCCGTACAGGCGCACTGGACGCCGCGACGGCGACTCTGGAGCGCGCTAGGGGGTACGCGGCCCGGATGCCGTCCACGCGCACAGACGATCGGTTCGACGCCGTTGAGAAGCTGCTTCCACCTCGGTGA